The following proteins come from a genomic window of Alosa sapidissima isolate fAloSap1 chromosome 22, fAloSap1.pri, whole genome shotgun sequence:
- the LOC121697655 gene encoding probable polypeptide N-acetylgalactosaminyltransferase 8, protein MQGTDILERLERMEAQINKLVSSLHKREERRVDEVKEEKRVKKYPNSPLFKNWDAALTEEEQMEAEELFQRYGYNTFLSNRLPLDRELPETRHYRCLEREYPKDLPTISVVLIYLDEALSIIKRAIYSIINRTPAHLLRDIILVDDHSSNGDLKEPLNAFVSLIHVTRPGLVKQVRHSSQLGLSQTRISGWKVASGDVVAILDAHIEVNKGWAEPLLARIKEDHTVVLSPVLDKVSCYDLKLTNYKPSAQGFDWAMWCKYEAFLPQWYARNDETLPGKSPSIMGVLVADRVFFGEIGALDPGMKMYGGENVEFGLRVWSCGGSIEVIPCSKIAHLERAHKPYMPELKYLMQRNALRVAEVWLDDYKHNVNIAWRLPLQNHGIDIGDVSERKKLREKLKCKPFQWYLDNVYTSLKPFNILSYGNLQNDMNTDACVDQGPVPGHTPILYQCHSYTSQACYYHSSGKIYIGEIQSNMDQTNRCLVDPGSGELPQLHECKKAKKTGLNMHWDFKQGSAIQNRETKRCLEVKDIELVMQECSGQNWRITNVVKEF, encoded by the exons TCAGTTCCCTCCACAAACGCGAGGAGAGACGGGTGGATGAagtgaaggaggagaagagggtcaAAAAGTACCCAAACTCACCTCTTTTCAAAAACTGGGATGCTGCTCTGACCGAGGAAGAACAGATGGAGGCTGAGGAGTTGTTTCAGAGATATGGCTACAATACCTTTCTGAGCAACCGTTTGCCATTGGACAGGGAGCTACCTGAAACGCGACATTATAG GTGTTTGGAGCGGGAATACCCAAAAGATCTGCCCACCATTAGCGTTGTGCTGATCTACCTTGACGAGGCCCTGTCCATAATCAAGAGAGCCATCTACAGCATCATCAACAGGACCCCTGCCCACCTCCTCAGAgacatcatcctggtggatgacCACAGCTCCAACG GTGACCTGAAAGAGCCATTAAATGCCTTTGTGAGTCTCATTCATGTGACTAGGCCTGGCTTGGTGAAACAGGTCAGGCACTCCAGCCAGCTAGGCCTAAGTCAGACGAGAATTTCGGGGTGGAAGGTTGCCAGTGGTGATGTGGTTGCCATTTTGGATGCCCATATTGAGGTCAACAAGGGCTG GGCAGAGCCGCTCCTGGCGCGAATCAAGGAAGACCACACTGTGGTGCTATCACCTGTGCTTGATAAAGTGAGCTGCTATGATCTGAAGTTGACAAACTACAAGCCATCAGCCCAAGGCTTTGACTGGGCAATGTGGTGCAAGTACGAGGCATTCCTCCCACAGTGGTATGCCAGAAATGATGAGACACTTCCTGGAAA GAGTCCATCCATTATGGGGGTACTGGTGGCAGATCGTGTTTTCTTTGGGGAGATTGGAGCTCTGGATCCTGGCATGAAAATGTATGGCGGAGAAAATGTTGAATTCGGACTTAGA GTGTGGTCGTGTGGTGGTAGCATTGAGGTGATTCCCTGTTCCAAGATTGCTCACCTGGAGAGAGCGCATAAACCTTACATGCCAGAGCTGAAATACTTGATGCAGAGAAACGCTCTCCGGGTGGCTGAGGTGTGGCTGGACGACTACAAGCACAATGTCAACATTGCCTGGAGGCTCCCTCTACAG AACCATGGCATAGATATTGGTGATGTGTCTGAAAGAAAAAAGCTGAGGGAAAAACTTAAGTGCAAGCCTTTCCAGTGGTACCTCGACAATGTCTATACCAGCTTAAAGCCATTCAACATTCTCAGCTATGGCAAT TTGCAGAATGACATGAACACAGATGCATGTGTGGATCAAGGCCCTGTTCCAGGACACACCCCCATCTTATACCAATGTCATTCTTACACCTCTCAG GCTTGCTACTATCACTCAAGTGGCAAGATATACATTGGAGAAATCCAGTCCAACATGGACCAAACTAACCGCTGTCTGGTGGATCCAGGCTCGGGAGAATTGCCACAACTACATGAATGCAAGAAGGCCAAAAAAACAGGCCTTAATATGCACTGGGACTTCAAACAG GGGTCTGCCATACagaacagagagacaaagagatgtTTGGAGGTAAAGGACATTGAACTTGTCATGCAGGAATGCAGTGGTCAGAACTGGAGGATTACAAATGTGGTCAAAGAGTTTTGA
- the atp6v1e1b gene encoding V-type proton ATPase subunit E 1, with protein MALSDADVQKQIKHMMAFIEQEANEKAEEIDAKAEEEFNIEKGRLVQTQRLKIMEYYEKKEKQIEQQKKIQMSNLMNQARLKVLKARDDMISDLLNEARQRLGNVAKDPARYPALMEGLLLQGFYQLLEPKVTIRCRKQDVAMVQAAVQKNIPIYKNAVKNNIEVRIDQDHFLSPEISGGIEIYNADGKIKVSNTLDSRLDLMAQQMMPEIRVSLFGPNQNRKFMD; from the exons ATGGCGCTAAGCGACGCAGATGTCCAGAAACAG ATCAAGCACATGATGGCCTTCATTGAGCAGGAGGCCAATGAAAAGGCGGAGGAAATTGATGCCAAG GCCGAGGAAGAGTTCAACATCGAGAAGGGACGTCTGGTCCAAACGCAGCGCCTAAAGATCATGGAATACTATGAGAAGAAGGAGAAGCAGATCGAGCAACAGAAGAAAAT TCAGATGTCCAACCTGATGAATCAGGCCCGCCTCAAGGTCCTGAAGGCTCGGGATGACATGATCTCA gacttACTGAATGAGGCTCGTCAACGACTTGGTAATGTGGCAAAAGACCCTGCCAGGTACCCAGCCCTGATGGAGGGACTTTTGCTCCAG GGCTTCTACCAGCTACTCGAGCCCAAAGTGACCATCCGGTGCCGTAAGCAAGATGTGGCTATGGTACAG GCTGCTGTGCAGAAAAACATCCCCATCTACAAAAATGCGGTGAAGAACAACATTGAGGTCCGCATTGATCAGGATCACTTCCTCTCTCCGGAAAT ctcTGGAGGTATTGAAATCTACAATGCAGATGGGAAAATCAAAGTCTCCAACACCCTGGACAGCAGGCTTGATCTTATGGCCCAGCAG ATGATGCCGGAGATCAGGGTGTCGCTCTTTGGCCCCAACCAGAACCGGAAGTTCATGGATTAA
- the ada2b gene encoding adenosine deaminase 2-A isoform X2 translates to MAFGILRLPLFSLMALALMNPCTGAPDTRQREMLMRQEASRQTGGSVVLTPAELQVDAYLHKLKVKEMASVPFPPSIHFFKARPRIQKSPVFKLLQKMPKGAALHVHSTAMVSPEWLVRNVTYRPNCYICFTWGGSVRFLFSDGQPYPQWDCLYWQLLQSLRARMVDPAKFDKSLIQNLTLFTEDPESAYPSDDAVWARFEDAFRIISGLVTYAAVFMDYLYQSLEEFYADNVMYVEIRSGLTRTYELDGSIHDKIWSLKAYRDVSAKFSTKHPDFLGLRIILSTHRIQRVSTIKAAIKEAIEMQKNFPELIAGFDLVGREDDGRPLWYFREALSLPAELGVKLPYYFHAGETDLEGTDVDANLIDALLFNTSRIGHGYALPHHPLIKELSRKNGVAVEVCPISNQVLRLVSDFRHHPAAVLMTEGYPVVISSDDPTLFGNPGLSYDFYEAFVGIGGMRANLGTLKELAMNSIKYSSLSPHLKKKLMNMWQDKWKKFISNQKD, encoded by the exons ATGGCCTTCGGAATCCTCAGGCTCCCACTCTTCTCTTTGATGGCCTTGGCCCTAATGAACCCCTGCACTGGTGCCCCTGATACTCGTCAAAGGGAGATGCTGATGCGACAGGAGGCCTCCAGGCAGACAGGGGGCAGTGTGGTTTTGACTCCTGCTGAGCTGCAGGTGGATGCATACCTGCATAAGTTGAAGGTGAAGGAGATGGCATCTGTTCCGTTCCCTCCTTCCATACATTTCTTCAAAGCTCGCCCACGCATCCAGAAGAGTCCTGTCTTTAAACTCTTACAGAAAATGCCAAAAG GCGCAGCTCTCCATGTGCACAGCACAGCCATGGTCAGCCCTGAATGGCTGGTGAGGAATGTCACCTACAGGCCCAACTGCTACATCTGTTTCACGTGGGGTGGCTCAGTGCGGTTCCTGTTCTCAGATGGACAGCCCTACCCACAGTGGGACTGTCTCTACTGGCAGCTCTTACAAAGCCTCAGAGCCCGCATGGTTGACCCTGCTAAGTTTGACAAAAG CCTGATCCAAAACCTCACCCTGTTTACTGAGGACCCAGAGTCTGCATACCCAAGTGACGACGCTGTGTGGGCGAGGTTTGAAGATGCTTTTAGGATCATCTCTGGACTTGTCACCTATGCAGCTGTGTTTATGGACTACCTTTACCAAAGCCTGGAAGAATTCTATGCAGACAATGTTATGTATGTCGAAATCAGGAGTGGTTTGACCAGG ACTTATGAGCTTGATGGCAGCATCCATGACAAAATTTGGTCCCTAAAAGCCTATAGGGATGTGAGTGCAAAGTTTTCAACTAAACATCCAGACTTTTTGGGGTTAAGGATCATACTTTCTACACACAG GATTCAGAGAGTATCTACAATCAAGGCTGCAATCAAGGAGGCTATTGAAATGCAAAAGAATTTCCCAGAACTAATTGCAGGGTTTGACTTG GTGGGGAGGGAGGATGATGGGAGGCCTCTCTGGTACTTCAGGGAGGCGCTGTCTCTCCCTGCTGAGCTTGGTGTAAAACTACCCTACTATTTCCACGCAGGAGAGACTG acttGGAGGGTACAGATGTGGATGCCAACTTGATAGATGCCCTGCTGTTCAATACCAGTCGGATTGGGCATGGTTATGCACTGCCTCACCATCCTTTAATCAAAGAACTTTCTAGAAAGAATGGTGTAGCTGTAGAAGTATGTCCGATATCAAACCAG GTGCTGAGGCTGGTCTCAGATTTCCGTCATCACCCTGCTGCAGTTCTTATGACTGAGGGATACCCAGTGGTCATAAGTTCTGATGATCCCACCCTGTTTGGGAACCCTGGACTCTCCTATGACTTCTACGAGGCCTTTGTTGGGATTGGAGGGATGAGAGCAAACTTGGGCACCTTAAAAGAACTCGCTATGAATTCAATCAA GTACAGCTCTCTGTCCCCACACTTAAAGAAGAAATTGATGAACATGTGGCAGGATAAATGGAAGAAATTTATTTCTAACCAAAAAGATTAA
- the LOC121697667 gene encoding cAMP-dependent protein kinase type II-alpha regulatory subunit-like has translation MSNVPIPEGLKEILLGFTIEVIRNHPRNICDFALQYFAELKNNESKVKGQKVKFNNEAMQIGSEDEDEEFVAPVINRFARRVSVCAESYDPDKEEESREPMVIHFKTDEQRQRLLEACKYIVLFKSLEQDEFFRVLDAMFERPVAAGEHIIEQHEDGDNFYVIQSGIYDVHVTDNGITRLVGTYDNHGSFGELALMYNTPRATTIIARTSGALWCLDRQTFRRIIVKNNAKKRKMYDDFIQTVPLLSSLETYERMKVVDVLVPRQYTDGQQIIAEGESADDFYIVESGQVRITIRRPTQQEGEMYEVEIATCTRGQYFGELALVTNKPRAASAYAVGNVKCLVMDVMAFERLLGPCMEIMKRNISNYEAHFASLLESNDSVTNTSSDTTRAVEPGSEN, from the exons ATGAGTAACGTTCCAATCCCAGAGGGGCTAAAGGAGATATTGCTGGGTTTCACTATTGAAGTGATCCGAAATCATCCAAGGAATATATGCGACTTCGCCCTGCAGTACTTCGCCGAGCTGAAGAACAACGAAAGTAAAGTGAAGGGGCAAAAGGTGAAGTTCAACAACGAAGCTATGCAGATCGgctccgaggatgaggacgaGGAATTTGTTG ccCCAGTCATCAACAGGTTTGCAAGACGAGTGTCAG TGTGTGCTGAGTCATATGACCCTGACAAGGAAGAAGAGAGCAGGGAGCCAATG GTCATTCATTTTAAAACAGATGAACAGAGGCAAAGACTGCTAGAGGCCTGCAAATATATTGTTCTCTTTAAAAGTTTGGAGCAG GATGAGTTTTTTAGGGTCCTGGATGCCATGTTTGAAAGACCTGTGGCTGCAGGGGAGCACATTATTGAGCAGCATGAAGATGGGGATAATTTCTATGTGATTCAAAG TGGGATTTATGATGTCCATGTAACGGATAACGGGATAACACGCCTGGTTGGCACCTACGACAACCACGGGAGCTTCGGGGAGCTCGCCCTGATGTACAACACGCCGCGAGCCACCACTATCATTGCCAGAACTTCTGGAGCCCTGTGGTGCTTG GACAGGCAGACCTTCAGGCGGATAATTGTGAAAAACAATGCCAAGAAGAGGAAAATGTACGATGATTTCATCCAGACAGTCCCTTTGCTGTCATCCTTGGAG aCATATGAACGGATGAAAGTGGTGGATGTGCTTGTCCCACGACAGTACACAGACGGGCAGCAGATCATTGCTGAG GGGGAGAGTGCAGACGACTTCTACATAGTTGAGTCTGGACAGGTCAGGATCACAATCAGGAGACCTACACAGCAA GAGGGTGAGATGTACGAGGTGGAGATTGCCACATGTACGCGAGGGCAGTACTTTGGAGAGCTGGCTCTGGTCACCAACAAACCACGAGCGGCGTCGGCGTATGCTGTGGGGAACGTCAAGTGCTTAG TCATGGATGTGATGGCCTTTGAGAGGCTGCTGGGTCCGTGCATGGAGATCATGAAGAGGAACATCAGTAACTACGAGGCCCATTTTGCCAGCCTTCTGGAGAGCAATGACAGTGTCACCAACACCTCCTCCGACACCACCAGGGCTGTGGAACctggaagtgaaaattga
- the ada2b gene encoding adenosine deaminase 2-A isoform X1: MAFGILRLPLFSLMALALMNPCTGAPDTRQREMLMRQEASRQTGGSVVLTPAELQVDAYLHKLKVKEMASVPFPPSIHFFKARPRIQKSPVFKLLQKMPKGAALHVHSTAMVSPEWLVRNVTYRPNCYICFTWGGSVRFLFSDGQPYPQWDCLYWQLLQSLRARMVDPAKFDKSLIQNLTLFTEDPESAYPSDDAVWARFEDAFRIISGLVTYAAVFMDYLYQSLEEFYADNVMYVEIRSGLTRTYELDGSIHDKIWSLKAYRDVSAKFSTKHPDFLGLRIILSTHRIQRVSTIKAAIKEAIEMQKNFPELIAGFDLVGREDDGRPLWYFREALSLPAELGVKLPYYFHAGETVCVCVCVCKDLEGTDVDANLIDALLFNTSRIGHGYALPHHPLIKELSRKNGVAVEVCPISNQVLRLVSDFRHHPAAVLMTEGYPVVISSDDPTLFGNPGLSYDFYEAFVGIGGMRANLGTLKELAMNSIKYSSLSPHLKKKLMNMWQDKWKKFISNQKD, translated from the exons ATGGCCTTCGGAATCCTCAGGCTCCCACTCTTCTCTTTGATGGCCTTGGCCCTAATGAACCCCTGCACTGGTGCCCCTGATACTCGTCAAAGGGAGATGCTGATGCGACAGGAGGCCTCCAGGCAGACAGGGGGCAGTGTGGTTTTGACTCCTGCTGAGCTGCAGGTGGATGCATACCTGCATAAGTTGAAGGTGAAGGAGATGGCATCTGTTCCGTTCCCTCCTTCCATACATTTCTTCAAAGCTCGCCCACGCATCCAGAAGAGTCCTGTCTTTAAACTCTTACAGAAAATGCCAAAAG GCGCAGCTCTCCATGTGCACAGCACAGCCATGGTCAGCCCTGAATGGCTGGTGAGGAATGTCACCTACAGGCCCAACTGCTACATCTGTTTCACGTGGGGTGGCTCAGTGCGGTTCCTGTTCTCAGATGGACAGCCCTACCCACAGTGGGACTGTCTCTACTGGCAGCTCTTACAAAGCCTCAGAGCCCGCATGGTTGACCCTGCTAAGTTTGACAAAAG CCTGATCCAAAACCTCACCCTGTTTACTGAGGACCCAGAGTCTGCATACCCAAGTGACGACGCTGTGTGGGCGAGGTTTGAAGATGCTTTTAGGATCATCTCTGGACTTGTCACCTATGCAGCTGTGTTTATGGACTACCTTTACCAAAGCCTGGAAGAATTCTATGCAGACAATGTTATGTATGTCGAAATCAGGAGTGGTTTGACCAGG ACTTATGAGCTTGATGGCAGCATCCATGACAAAATTTGGTCCCTAAAAGCCTATAGGGATGTGAGTGCAAAGTTTTCAACTAAACATCCAGACTTTTTGGGGTTAAGGATCATACTTTCTACACACAG GATTCAGAGAGTATCTACAATCAAGGCTGCAATCAAGGAGGCTATTGAAATGCAAAAGAATTTCCCAGAACTAATTGCAGGGTTTGACTTG GTGGGGAGGGAGGATGATGGGAGGCCTCTCTGGTACTTCAGGGAGGCGCTGTCTCTCCCTGCTGAGCTTGGTGTAAAACTACCCTACTATTTCCACGCAGGAGAGACTG tatgtgtgtgtgtgtgtgtgtgtaaagacttGGAGGGTACAGATGTGGATGCCAACTTGATAGATGCCCTGCTGTTCAATACCAGTCGGATTGGGCATGGTTATGCACTGCCTCACCATCCTTTAATCAAAGAACTTTCTAGAAAGAATGGTGTAGCTGTAGAAGTATGTCCGATATCAAACCAG GTGCTGAGGCTGGTCTCAGATTTCCGTCATCACCCTGCTGCAGTTCTTATGACTGAGGGATACCCAGTGGTCATAAGTTCTGATGATCCCACCCTGTTTGGGAACCCTGGACTCTCCTATGACTTCTACGAGGCCTTTGTTGGGATTGGAGGGATGAGAGCAAACTTGGGCACCTTAAAAGAACTCGCTATGAATTCAATCAA GTACAGCTCTCTGTCCCCACACTTAAAGAAGAAATTGATGAACATGTGGCAGGATAAATGGAAGAAATTTATTTCTAACCAAAAAGATTAA